In Leptospira fletcheri, the genomic window TTCTTTCGGTTTTTCGGCGGATTTTACCGTTCCCTGGAGAAACTGGATCGCTTTTAAGGCGGTTTGGACGGATTTGTCCTGAGGCAATTCCTCAGGTTCCGACTCCCGGCTTTCCTCTTCGTCATATACTGAGGTGGCGGTTTTTACGAAAGCGCCTGTAATTTTAGTAATATTTAAAGTTCTTTCCCCGCTTCTTTCCGGTTGAGAATGAAGAGAACCTTCCGTGCGGAGAGAAAAACCTTTTCTTTGTCCCGTATGAATCTCTCCGTTTTCCAAGGAATACTTATTCGTATATCCTCTAGGAGTCACAAAATACCCTTCATAGACGAAACTGTTCGTGGACCCGACGATGACCGTCGTATTCATTCCGATTTCGAATTCCAGGAAATGTTTCAGATCGGAAAGGACCACGCTTTGGCGTCTTCTATAGGCGCTCTTTACCAATGCGACGGGAGTTTCCGCAGGCCTGTATTTGCTTATAATCTCGGCGGCTTCGAGAATCTGTCTTTGTCTTCTGCCCGACGCGGGGTTGTACAATGAGATAACGAAGTCTCCGCTAGCCGCTGCTTCGATCCGTTTCGCGATCACCGGCCAAGGCGTGAGAAGATCGGATAGGGAGATTCTACAGGAGTCGTGCACTAGAGGAGCCCCGACAAGAGAGGCGCAGGAGTTATCTGCGCTGATTCCTGGTAAAATCCTTATTTCGGGGGAATCTCCCCGCTTCCATCCTATTTTTCTTAACACTTCGAATACTAGACCGGCCATTCCGTAAACGCCTACATCTCCCGAAGAGATGAGTGTGACCTTTTTTCCGGATGCGGCGGCCTCTACAGCGGCCTGTGCTCTTCCGATCTCTTCCGTCATTCCCGTTCTTGTTACCTGCTTGCCGGTAAGAAGGTGACGCACTAAACCGATGTAAGTCGAATAGCCGATGACGTACTCGGATTCCCGGATCGCATTTAAAACTGCCGGAGTGATGTGAAGGTCGTCTCCAGGACCGATGCCGACTAGATTCAAAATTCCTTCATTCATTTGTGCGCCTCCTCTTTAAGCGTAGGGATCGGGGATCGTGCGGCGAACGGAATCCTCGCGACCGCGACGGTGAGATTTTTGCCTTCCGGCGATCCTTTGTATTTTTGTTTCGGAACGAGAAGGGAAGAAGCCCCCGAAGCTAGAAGAGCGGCGGCTTCGCTGACCGATCTGGTTTCCACGTATTTCAGAGCCGTCTCGGAAGGGGTAA contains:
- the cobJ gene encoding precorrin-3B C(17)-methyltransferase, with amino-acid sequence MNEGILNLVGIGPGDDLHITPAVLNAIRESEYVIGYSTYIGLVRHLLTGKQVTRTGMTEEIGRAQAAVEAAASGKKVTLISSGDVGVYGMAGLVFEVLRKIGWKRGDSPEIRILPGISADNSCASLVGAPLVHDSCRISLSDLLTPWPVIAKRIEAAASGDFVISLYNPASGRRQRQILEAAEIISKYRPAETPVALVKSAYRRRQSVVLSDLKHFLEFEIGMNTTVIVGSTNSFVYEGYFVTPRGYTNKYSLENGEIHTGQRKGFSLRTEGSLHSQPERSGERTLNITKITGAFVKTATSVYDEEESRESEPEELPQDKSVQTALKAIQFLQGTVKSAEKPKELGIETKSTGRLGRLAGAILYETDGEYYLIGNLKQPCNFEDFGFFTPEETIGHCVKLRIGNRELAENFPFPYLVQGGTNPEDIYEKFSVYRNSSISERLFTLVRDNSDKVIWKGSEYSDLRWIGNMPLPVWNIVRESILKCS